From Triticum urartu cultivar G1812 chromosome 2, Tu2.1, whole genome shotgun sequence, a single genomic window includes:
- the LOC125541746 gene encoding putative 12-oxophytodienoate reductase 12 has product MEPIPLMTPYQMGPFEFSHRVVLAPMTRSRSYGNFPQPHAMQYYAQRATEGGLLISEATGVSADAQGMSAIPHTPGIWTKDQVQAWRPIVDTVHAKGGIFFCQIWHVGRASDMQQEPISSTDKPIERTPENYSMDFSTPRSLTEEEIPDIVNQFRIAARNALEAGFDGVELHAGNGYLLDQFMKDSVNDRADGYGGSLENRCRFTLEVVDAVSNQIGPYCVGVRLSPYSSCLGCRDSDPDELAVYMARELNRRDILYLNVVEPEMSWEGDAGALGAGHHRLQAMRDTFDGTLMVGGGYGREEGNCAIAEEYADLVAYGRLFLANPDLPERFRRNAPLNKYNRATFYTDDPVVGYTDYPFLGQTSKGNGMM; this is encoded by the exons ATGGAGCCCATTCCTCTCATGACTCCCTACCAAATGGGCCCATTCGAGTTTTCCCACAG GGTCGTGCTGGCGCCGATGACGAGGTCGAGATCGTACGGCAACTTCCCGCAGCCGCACGCCATGCAGTACTACGCGCAGAGGGCCACGGAGGGTGGGCTCCTCATCTCGGAGGCCACCGGCGTGTCGGCCGACGCGCAGGGGATGAGCGCCATCCCGCACACCCCTGGGATCTGGACCAAGGATCAGGTCCAGGCATGGAGGCCCATCGTGGACACCGTGCACGCCAAGGGCGGCATTTTCTTCTGCCAGATCTGGCACGTTGGGCGAGCGTCCGACATGC AGCAAGAACCCATCTCCAGCACCGATAAGCCGATAGAGAGGACTCCAGAGAACTACTCCATGGACTTCTCCACCCCCAGGAGCCTAACCGAGGAAGAGATTCCCGATATCGTCAATCAGTTCAGAATTGCTGCCCGCAATGCTCTTGAAGCCG GGTTCGACGGGGTGGAGCTGCACGCCGGGAACGGCTACCTGCTGGACCAGTTCATGAAAGACAGCGTCAACGACCGCGCCGACGGCTACGGGGGCAGCCTTGAGAACCGCTGCCGCTTCACCCTCGAGGTGGTGGACGCCGTGTCGAACCAGATCGGGCCCTACTGCGTCGGCGTGCGCCTCTCGCCCTACTCCAGCTGCCTCGGCTGCCGCGACTCGGACCCGGACGAGCTGGCCGTGTACATGGCCCGGGAGCTGAACCGACGAGACATCCTGTACCTCAACGTGGTGGAGCCCGAGATGTCGTGGGAGGGCGACGCCGGGGCGCTTGGGGCGGGGCATCACAGGCTGCAGGCGATGAGGGACACCTTCGACGGGACGCTGATGGTCGGCGGAGGGTACGGCAGGGAGGAGGGGAACTGCGCCATCGCCGAAGAGTACGCCGACCTGGTCGCCTACGGCCGCCTCTTCCTCGCCAACCCCGACCTGCCGGAGAGGTTCCGGCGGAACGCGCCGCTGAACAAGTACAACCGGGCGACGTTCTACACCGACGACCCCGTCGTCGGGTACACGGACTACCCGTTTCTCGGCCAGACGTCCAAGGGGAATGGCATGATGTAG
- the LOC125538396 gene encoding GTP-binding protein YPTM1: MGNEFDYLFKLLLIGDSSVGKSCFLLRFSDDSYVDSYISTIGVDFKIRTLEMDGKTIKLQIWDTAGQERFRTITSSYYRGAHGIIIVYDITDMESFNNVKQWLSEIDKYANDSVRKLLVGNKCDLAESRVVDTAVAQAYADEMGIPFLETSAKESINVEEAFLAMSAAIKKSKAGGLERKASNLVQMKGQPIQQQQHKQKSSCCST; this comes from the exons ATGGGCAACGAGTT CGACTACCTGTTCAAGCTCCTCTTGATCGGCGACTCCTCGGTCGGCAAGTCCTGCTTCCTCCTCCGTTTCTCC GACGATTCGTATGTGGACAGCTACATTAGCACCATCGGCGTTGACTTT AAAATCCGCACTCTCGAGATGGATGGGAAGACCATCAAATTGCAGATT TGGGACACAGCAGGACAGGAGCGGTTCAGAACCATCACAAGCAGCTACTACCGAGGAGCTCACGGGATCATC ATTGTCTATGACATCACGGACATGGAGAGCTTCAACAATGTCAAGCAATGGCTGAGCGAGATCGACAAGTACGCCAACGACAGCGTGCGCAAGCTACTTGTCGGTAACAAGTGTGATCTGGCTGAGAGCAGGGTCGTCGATACTGCGGTGGCACAG GCCTATGCTGATGAGATGGGTATTCCTTTCCTAGAAACAAGTGCTAAAGAGTCCATCAATGTGGAAGAGGCCTTTTTGGCAATGTCTGCAGCAATCAAGAAGAG CAAAGCTGGAGGCCTTGAGAGGAAGGCATCCAATCTGGTCCAGATGAAAGGCCAGCCAATTCAGCAGCAGCAGCACAAGCAGAAGAGCAGCTGCTGTTCAACATGA
- the LOC125538394 gene encoding putative 12-oxophytodienoate reductase 11, which produces MSKTALLTPYKMGRFDLSHRVVLAPLTRERSFGNVPQPHAILYYQQRTTKGGLLIAEATGVSDTAQGYKDTPGIWTKEQVEAWKPIVNGVHTKGGIFFCQIWHVGRVSNHTFQPNGQAPISSTDKPLKPVVRANGIDVPTISTPRRLQTNEIPLVINDFRAAARNAIEAGFDGVEIHGAHGYLIDQFLKDQVNDRTDKYGGSLENRCRFALEVVQAVVDEVGADKVGIRLSPFANYSEASDSNPEALGLYMAHALNKFGILYCHMVEPRMVNIGEKFETPHSLRPIRDAFKGTFIVAGGYDRDDGNKAIADDYADLVAYGRLFLSNPDLPRRFEIGAPLNKYIRDTFYLSDPVIGYTDYPFLPSDV; this is translated from the exons ATGAGCAAGACTGCCCTCCTCACCCCCTACAAGATGGGAAGGTTTGATCTTTCCCACAG GGTAGTTCTTGCACCACTGACAAGGGAGCGGTCCTTCGGAAATGTTCCTCAGCCTCATGCCATACTGTATTATCAACAGAGAACAACCAAAGGAGGCCTTTTGATTGCTGAGGCCACTGGAGTTTCAGACACTGCTCAAGG GTACAAAGACACTCCTGGCATTTGGACAAAGGAGCAAGTAGAAGCATGGAAACCGATCGTGAATGGGGTTCACACAAAAGGAGGAATATTTTTCTGTCAGATTTGGCATGTAGGAAGAGTCTCCAATCACA CTTTTCAGCCTAACGGGCAGGCTCCAATTTCGAGCACTGATAAGCCACTCAAACCTGTAGTTAGAGCCAATGGCATAGATGTGCCTACAATTTCAACTCCTAGGCGGCTACAGACTAATGAGATTCCTTTGGTAATCAACGATTTTAGGGCTGCTGCTAGAAATGCAATTGAAGCCG GATTTGATGGTGTTGAAATCCATGGAGCTCATGGTTATTTGATTGATCAGTTCTTAAAGGACCAAGTCAATGATCGCACTGACAAATATGGTGGGAGCTTAGAGAATCGCTGCCGCTTTGCATTGGAAGTAGTTCAAGCTGTAGTTGATGAAGTTGGAGCTGATAAGGTTGGGATAAGGCTCTCTCCGTTTGCAAACTATTCAGAGGCATCCGACTCAAACCCAGAAGCTCTAGGCCTATACATGGCACATGCACTAAACAAATTTGGAATTCTCTATTGTCACATGGTGGAACCACGGATGGTGAATATTGGTGAGAAGTTTGAAACTCCCCATAGTCTTCGCCCCATAAGGGATGCTTTTAAAGGAACATTTATTGTAGCTGGGGGATACGACAGGGATGATGGAAATAAAGCAATCGCCGATGACTATGCTGATTTGGTAGCATATGGGCGCTTGTTTTTATCCAATCCTGACTTGCCTCGGAGGTTTGAAATAGGTGCTCCTCTCAACAAGTACATAAGAGATACTTTCTACCTCTCTGATCCAGTTATTGGATACACTGATTACCCATTTCTGCCGTCCGATGTCTAG
- the LOC125538397 gene encoding MADS-box transcription factor 26-like: MARGKVQMRRIENPVHRQVTFCKRRMGLLKKAKELSVLCDADIGVMVFSPHGKVYELATNGNMQGLIERYKGSNTEAHGESSEQNKPEVIQQEVLLLRQEIDLLQKGLRYMYGENDINHMNLNELQALESNLEIWVHNIRYTKMQIISREIEMLKTKEGILKAANDILQERIIEQSGILDTGSNMMMPQFPFQRTMEGGYYF, translated from the exons ATGGCTCGTGGTAAGGTTCAGATGAGAAGGATAGAAAACCCAGTGCACAGGCAGGTCACCTTCTGCAAGCGGCGAATGGGCCTTCTGAAGAAGGCAAAGGAGTTGTCCGTTTTATGTGATGCTGATATCGGTGTCATGGTGTTTTCTCCTCATGGAAAGGTTTATGAGCTAGCTACCAACGG GAACATGCAAGGCTTAATTGAGAGGTACAAGGGTAGCAACACAGAAGCACATGGTGAAAGTAGCGAGCAGAACAAACCCGAG GTAATACAGCAAGAGGTACTACTCTTAAGGCAAGAAATTGACTTGCTTCAAAAGGGCTTAAG GTACATGTATGGAGAGAATGATATAAACCACATGAATCTCAATGAGCTGCAAGCCCTGGAGAGTAACCTTGAAATTTGGGTACACAATATCCGCTATACAAAA ATGCAGATCATATCTAGGGAGATTGAGATGCTCAAGACCAAG GAAGGTATACTGAAGGCTGCAAACGACATACTTCAAGAAAGG ATAATTGAGCAGAGCGGGATTCTGGACACCGGCAGCAACATGATGATGCCACAATTTCCCTTCCAGCGAACCATGGAGGGTGGATACTACTTCTAG